One Dermacentor silvarum isolate Dsil-2018 chromosome 10, BIME_Dsil_1.4, whole genome shotgun sequence genomic window carries:
- the LOC119431400 gene encoding protein-L-isoaspartate O-methyltransferase domain-containing protein 1 isoform X1, whose product MDHWFLRFLNNWPAMGGAVSAGEDNDELVDHLVEADYIRSPDVESALRAVDRAHYYADGCKENAYRDLAWKQGNLHLSAPCIYSEVLEALQLRPGMSFLNLGSGTGYLSTVAGLLIGSHGVNHGVELHEDVVQYAQLKVSQFLRSSQALEEYDFCEPRFVVGNCLSLETTGRRYDRVYCGASCPVEKVSILTALLKVGGVLVMPCNDQLVQVKRTAEDIWVDKNILPVSFASLVPPQKGCPEVVLPDYQPGSLQELSRGVIRRLLRARLDREKLPKPRRHLVPPRLRSSSSSGTVVPFRGTGSSTSTGGDSGSSSGDEPHRKRSAGGETSLLWKRAALDDVCPQAMDRPPLLCQRILELPLPPRLKTYLNFGRQL is encoded by the exons GCTATGGGTGGCGCTGTGAGTGCGGGTGAAGACAACGACGAGCTTGTGGACCACCTGGTCGAGGCCGACTACATCCGTAGTCCAGATGTCGAGAGTGCATTACGTGCCGTCGACCGTGCACACTACTACGCTGACGGGTGCAAGGAAAATGCCTATAGAGACCTGGCGTGGAAGCAAGGAAATTTACACTTATCAGCACCATGCATCTACTCAGAG GTCCTGGAGGCGCTACAGTTGCGTCCAGGCATGTCCTTTCTCAACCTGGGTAGCGGCACGGGATACCTAAGCACCGTGGCGGGCCTACTGATCGGTTCCCACGGCGTCAACCATGGCGTGGAGCTGCACGAGGATGTCGTGCAATATGCGCAACTCAAG GTGTCACAGTTCTTGCGCTCTAGCCAGGCGCTGGAAGAGTACGACTTCTGCGAGCCGCGCTTTGTCGTGGGCAACTGCCTGTCACTAGAGACGACTGGCCGCCGCTACGACCGAGTCTACTGCGGGGCCTCTTGTCCCGTTGAGAAAGTGTCCATTCTCACGGCCCTCCTCAAAGTTGGAGGCGTGCTCGTCATGCCCTGCAATGACCAG CTGGTGCAGGTCAAGCGCACAGCCGAGGACATCTGGGTGGACAAGAACATCCTTCCTGTGTCATTCGCCAGCCTTGTGCCTCCACAGAAGGGCTGCCCCGAAGTGGTGCTGC CTGACTACCAGCCGGGCAGCCTCCAGGAGCTGAGCCGTGGCGTGATCCGGCGTCTGCTCCGCGCCCGGCTGGATCGGGAGAAGCTCCCGAAGCCCCGTCGTCATCTGGTTCCCCCGCGcctgcgcagcagcagcagtagcggcaCGGTGGTGCCTTTCCGGGGCACCGGCAGCAGCACCTCCACCGGTGGTGACtccggcagcagcagcggtgaTGAACCGCACCGCAAGCGCTCGGCCGGCGGAGAGACCTCGCTCCTGTGGAAGCGCGCTGCTCTCGATGATGTTTGCCCGCAGGCCATG GACCGACCCCCCTTGCTGTGCCAGAGGATCCTTGAGCTGCCCTTGCCACCTCGGCTCAAGACGTACCTGAACTTTGGCCGGcagctctga
- the LOC119431400 gene encoding protein-L-isoaspartate O-methyltransferase domain-containing protein 1 isoform X2: protein MGGAVSAGEDNDELVDHLVEADYIRSPDVESALRAVDRAHYYADGCKENAYRDLAWKQGNLHLSAPCIYSEVLEALQLRPGMSFLNLGSGTGYLSTVAGLLIGSHGVNHGVELHEDVVQYAQLKVSQFLRSSQALEEYDFCEPRFVVGNCLSLETTGRRYDRVYCGASCPVEKVSILTALLKVGGVLVMPCNDQLVQVKRTAEDIWVDKNILPVSFASLVPPQKGCPEVVLPDYQPGSLQELSRGVIRRLLRARLDREKLPKPRRHLVPPRLRSSSSSGTVVPFRGTGSSTSTGGDSGSSSGDEPHRKRSAGGETSLLWKRAALDDVCPQAMDRPPLLCQRILELPLPPRLKTYLNFGRQL, encoded by the exons ATGGGTGGCGCTGTGAGTGCGGGTGAAGACAACGACGAGCTTGTGGACCACCTGGTCGAGGCCGACTACATCCGTAGTCCAGATGTCGAGAGTGCATTACGTGCCGTCGACCGTGCACACTACTACGCTGACGGGTGCAAGGAAAATGCCTATAGAGACCTGGCGTGGAAGCAAGGAAATTTACACTTATCAGCACCATGCATCTACTCAGAG GTCCTGGAGGCGCTACAGTTGCGTCCAGGCATGTCCTTTCTCAACCTGGGTAGCGGCACGGGATACCTAAGCACCGTGGCGGGCCTACTGATCGGTTCCCACGGCGTCAACCATGGCGTGGAGCTGCACGAGGATGTCGTGCAATATGCGCAACTCAAG GTGTCACAGTTCTTGCGCTCTAGCCAGGCGCTGGAAGAGTACGACTTCTGCGAGCCGCGCTTTGTCGTGGGCAACTGCCTGTCACTAGAGACGACTGGCCGCCGCTACGACCGAGTCTACTGCGGGGCCTCTTGTCCCGTTGAGAAAGTGTCCATTCTCACGGCCCTCCTCAAAGTTGGAGGCGTGCTCGTCATGCCCTGCAATGACCAG CTGGTGCAGGTCAAGCGCACAGCCGAGGACATCTGGGTGGACAAGAACATCCTTCCTGTGTCATTCGCCAGCCTTGTGCCTCCACAGAAGGGCTGCCCCGAAGTGGTGCTGC CTGACTACCAGCCGGGCAGCCTCCAGGAGCTGAGCCGTGGCGTGATCCGGCGTCTGCTCCGCGCCCGGCTGGATCGGGAGAAGCTCCCGAAGCCCCGTCGTCATCTGGTTCCCCCGCGcctgcgcagcagcagcagtagcggcaCGGTGGTGCCTTTCCGGGGCACCGGCAGCAGCACCTCCACCGGTGGTGACtccggcagcagcagcggtgaTGAACCGCACCGCAAGCGCTCGGCCGGCGGAGAGACCTCGCTCCTGTGGAAGCGCGCTGCTCTCGATGATGTTTGCCCGCAGGCCATG GACCGACCCCCCTTGCTGTGCCAGAGGATCCTTGAGCTGCCCTTGCCACCTCGGCTCAAGACGTACCTGAACTTTGGCCGGcagctctga
- the LOC119431402 gene encoding inositol monophosphatase 3: protein MAWLALRGSGRMVVVLAAAVSLLVLLYVARIRTSRPALVSLRQLLDAGVAAAEVGGGEVRRVRLSNRLAQKSKGKTREGADDPLTAGDLSSHRVMYGGLSASFPGLSIISEEHTEGDHDAAANLLSRASTLGGLIGDDVLVPAEAITVWIDPLDATQEYTENLLDYVTTMVCVAVHGSPVIGVIHQPFLNKTTWGWVGHGSNVHSPAQGDATETRTVVVSRSHPGEVQALAKKAFGPEVKVVPAGGAGYKVLQLVEGHADAYLHSSAIKKWDVCAGNALLASLGGHMTALDGTPLSYSLEASQVHLGGLLAALSNHGRMLDSVRKARAKA from the exons ATGGCCTGGTTGGCACTTCGAGGTAGCGGCCGGATGGTGGTCGTCCtggccgctgccgtttcgctgctcGTGCTTCTCTACGTGGCGCGGATACGGACTTCGCGGCCCGCTCTGGTGAGCTTGCGACAACTGCTGGACGCCGGCGTGGCCGCCGCGGAAGTGGGAGGTGGCGAAGTGCGGCGTGTGCGCCTTAGCAACCGCCTCGCGCAGAAGAGTAAAGGCAAGACGCGCGAAGGCGCCGACGATCCCCTCACAGCGGGCGACCTCAGCTCACACCGCGTCATGTACGGCGGTCTGTCGGCGTCTTTTCCGGGACTCTCG ATCATCTCAGAGGAGCATACCGAAGGAGACCATGATGCAGCAGCTAATTTGCTGTCCAGAGCAAGCACTCTGGGAGGCCTGATAGGAGACGATGTTCTTGTTCCAGCAGAGGCCATCACAGTGTGGATTGACCCATTGGACGCTACTCAGGAGTACACAG AAAACCTGCTGGACTATGTCACCACCATGGTTTGTGTGGCTGTGCACGGCTCACCTGTAATTGGAGTCATACACCAGCCCTTCCTCAACAAGACAA CTTGGGGCTGGGTCGGCCATGGCAGCAACGTCCATTCTCCTGCCCAAGGCGACGCGACCGAGACTCGCACGGTTGTGGTGTCACGATCGCACCCCGGGGAAGTGCAAGCCCTGGCCAAGAAGGCCTTTGGCCCAGAAGTCAAAGTAGTGCCGGCTGGAGGTGCAG GCTACAAGGTGCTACAGCTGGTGGAAGGCCACGCAGACGCGTACCTGCACAGTAGCGCCATCAAAAAGTGGGACGTGTGCGCAGGCAACGCGCTCCTCGCTTCGCTGGGAGGCCACATGACTGCGCTCGACGGCACACCGCTGAGCTACAGCCTAGAAGCCTCGCAAGTACACCTGGGAGGCCTGCTGGCCGCCTTGAGCAATCATGGACGGATGCTGGACTCTGTTCGCAAGGCTCGTGCAAAGGCTTGA
- the LOC119431397 gene encoding LOW QUALITY PROTEIN: uncharacterized protein LOC119431397 (The sequence of the model RefSeq protein was modified relative to this genomic sequence to represent the inferred CDS: deleted 1 base in 1 codon) — translation MEPEERALWSYAVHLEGLGLSHMKAADLVLAFQTAGTGPGGRVIPFPTVCTNDGDTRVCRIFEHLTIWNELLWCARAELREVKPGRLAFLCRHFLRPLQQSCREQLERTYALIHCVLANHRCVVSVAVDYEMLQGYLALFSDALRRSTSLEQLRIDTSGLKFDEVGELIVDICANCRLKELTCSELRLLESGSKVQARFADYLRKSTTLKVLSVINVSCHSDYKVVMGPLQENSTITTLTIDSACIELDNGAALSGFLSAGSVLTELTVVKQTWRTVCNIEPLFNNLKRNSVLRKLSLQRFLFTLADANLISDALTANATLQELDISNTEWTFIEPWIRVDHENNSAVKSAMSAWGKWWRVQPFVNAIRHSVSLQRLRFGHVYFHDYELRRLLTAVKESDSFRQLQFLQLSCGCFCEFVNLVRETGTFDKVAVRNCFSNATLFVESLNRCKRLPFTGTHRFMCLDGTRLQEICTALALHDSITSINLCTDQSSKSFDEGCAASLAKYVSSTTTLRELDVTISATDKSVNRIVIAGLLANTSLQRLGIYSCSLYDSDVRVFTKWLQQNKTLYWLSGSFVPEDVRVVLLSELVGCLQSNYTLTALDILDLEKSRAHWQVIQGQLNRNASLVVRAIHFVTGSTLKRCASAFELVSRHPLVINRLLHLSSMRMDEVQQKLARSKKRLLIDFWQLAGVVKEDLCCHERDDGKLQIDQLGFDAWMALRKFLKVGDIADA, via the exons ATGGAGCCAGAGGAAAGAGCGCTGTGGTCGTACGCTGTCCACCTCGAAGGCTTGGGACTCTCCCACATGAAAGCTGCTGACCTGGTGCTTGCTTTTCAAACGGCTGGAACTGGGCCTGGAGGACGTGTGATTCCATTTCCCACCGTTTGCACAAACGACGGCGATACGCGGGTGTGCCGCATATTTGAGCACCTCACCATTTGGAATGAACTCCTGTGGTGTGCCAGGGCCGAGCTCAGGGAGGTCAAACCAGGCAGATTGGCCTTTCTGTGCCGGCACTTTCTTAGACCCTTGCAACAGAGTTGCCGGGAACAGCTTGAACGAACATATGCACTGATCCACTGTGTGCTTGCCAACCATCGCTGCGTCGTTTCGGTTGCGGTCGATTACGAGATGCTTCAAGGCTACCTCGCACTATTCAGCGATGCCTTGCGACGAAGCACCTCCCTTGAGCAGCTACGGATCGACACCTCTGGACTGAAATTTGATGAGGTTGGCGAGCTCATTGTCGACATCTGTGCAAACTGTCGCCTCAAGGAGTTGACATGCAGCGAGCTTAGGCTCCTGGAAAGTGGCAGTAAAGTACAGGCACGCTTTGCAGACTATTTGAGAAAGTCGACTACACTGAAGGTGCTGAGTGTCATCAATGTGTCCTGCCACTCCGACTACAAGGTTGTCATGGGGCCTCTGCAGGAGAATTCGACCATTACCACTCTGACGATTGACAGCGCGTGCATAGAACTCGACAATGGTGCTGCCCTGTCCGGGTTTCTTTCTGCCGGCTCCGTGCTCACCGAACTGACTGTGGTAAAGCAGACCTGGCGTACCGTGTGTAACATAGAGCCCTTGTTTAACAATTTAAAGAGAAACAGTGTGCTCCGGAAGCTCAGCCTTCAGCGATTTTTGTTTACCCTGGCTGATGCTAATTTAATTTCAGATGCACTGACTGCGAATGCAACGCTCCAGGAGCTTGACATCAGCAATACTGAATGGACATTCATAGAACCGTGGATTCGTGTGGACCACGAGAACAATTCTGCTGTCAAGAGCGCCATGTCTGCATGGGGGAAATGGTGGCGGGTTCAACCATTTGTCAATGCTATACGGCATAGTGTCTCCCTCCAGAGGCTGCGATTTGGACACGTCTATTTTCACGACTATGAATTGCGAAGGCTGCTTACAGCAGTGAAGGAGAGCGACTCGTTTCGTCAACTCCAGTTCTTGCAGTTGAGCTGTGGCTGCTTCTGCGAATTTGTCAACCTCGTTCGGGAGACGGGCACCTTCGATAAGGTTGCTGTTCGGAATTGCTTCTCCAATGCCACGCTCTTTGTTGAATCGCTGAATAGATGCAAGCGGCTTCCGTTTACAGGGACCCACCGCTTTATGTGCCTTGATGGGACACGTTTGCAGGAAATATGTACTGCTCTTGCATTGCACGACAGCATTACTTCGATTAATCTGTGTACGGACCAGTCTTCGAAATCCTTTGATGAAGGATGTGCTGCCTCGTTGGCAAAATACGTGTCGTCGACAACCACACTGAGGGAGCTGGACGTCACCATCAGTGCCACAGACAAATCTGTCAACAGAATTGTCATTGCCGGTCTCTTGGCAAACACAAGCCTTCAGAGGCTCGGAATATACAGCTGCTCTCTGTATGACAGCGACGTGCGTGTATTCACTAAGTGGCTGCAGCAGAACAAGACCTTGTATTGGCTGTCTGGCTCCTTTGTACCCGAAGATGTGCGTGTCGTTCTCCTGTCGGAGCTGGTCGGTTGCCTTCAAAGTAACTACACTCTTACGGCCTTGGACATCTTGGATCTTGAGAAGAGTCGTGCTCACTGGCAGGTCATCCAAGGCCAGTTAAATCGAAACGCCTCGCTGGTTGTACGCGCCATACACTTTGTCACAGGTTCCACACTAAAGAGGTGTGCAAGTGCATTTGAACTTGTGTCGCGGCACCCCTTAGTCATCAACAGGCTTCTGCACCTGTCATCAATGCGCATGGATGAGGTGCAACAGAAGCTAGCACGGAGCAAGAAGCGTCTGTTGATCGACTTTTGGCAGTTGGCTGGTGTTGTAAAAGAAGACCTCTGCTGCCATGAGCGTGATGATGGCAAGCTTCAGATAGACCAACTTGGCTTCGATGCCTGGATGGCT CTGCGCAAGTTTTTGAAAGTGGGTGACATTGCAGATGCTTAG